A segment of the Lycium barbarum isolate Lr01 chromosome 7, ASM1917538v2, whole genome shotgun sequence genome:
CCATTACCACCACCGAATGAAAGGTATTGTTGTAGCAGCAGCAAACTCAACTGCTGGGTAAATTATGAGGTTACAGGGGTGATTCTCTCATTTTAATCTTTCCACTATTTAGCAACCATTTAGTAAACTTGGTAATAAACTTTTAAAGCTAATGGCAACTGATGAAAATGAATACAAAAAAGAAACCAATAGACCCATTTCCTTTTTTCTAAGTATTTTTTAAATCTAATGCTGAGTGTAACGAGGAGAGAGACAGTTGTGATTAAAGAAGAACTAAGAAGAGGAAGAACAAATTCGGAACATGGGAGAGCCATCCAGTTTTACCGGAATGCATGTTTACAGCATTGATTTATCTTTTCTACTCAAATTCTCAATTAAAATCACCGATGGTAAAATAAAAAAGTTTGATCTTGTGCGATTTAAGTTTCTATGAATGCCATAACAATCTCACGAAGATCATAGTCATGGTGGTGGCGATGGTGGTGAGGGGGGAGAAAATTTTAGTtgtggaagaacaaatagaggggaGAGGTAAATTGAGTTTGGGGtgatgaggtggcatgccatgtggcatccacctcatcaaatgtaaGTGCTAAGCAGGATTGGATGTCCACGTTGAATAACTTTAACGGGGGAGGGGTATTTTTTTTCCAATAATATAACAATAGaaatatatttggacccaaagtataatgagGGATATATTTGGCCTTTTTCCAATAATTCAGGGGTATATTTGTCCCTTTtccaaaattaaaatataaaacaaaTAAATCTAAAGAAGATTTTAGACCGTTAGAGTTCACTTGTGGTCATCTTCATTAGGAGTAGCTAATACTAACTCTACTCTAGTCCTTCAGTCACTTTGAACATTTTTAAAAAGAAGATCTAGTTTTATATGTTTACCATGCAGTTGTGAATTCCTACATGGTTTCTTTTTTATTGTTCTTGCTTTTTTCACTTTCTTGTTTGAAATCAACTATGAAATTTTGCGTTTAGCAATGCTAACTCAATTTAGAACTATTCTTCATAAGTATTTGTATGTATATTGACATTTAACATATTTTTAAGAAAGACAAAATCCAAAATGAAATTAATTTGAGCCCAACAAATAATACAGAGTTGCGATAACAGAAAGGATTCATAATTTCATAAGGAGAACGCACAAAAAATAAACAACGAAGAAAAAAATACAACACACACATCTTCCGTGCCCAAAACCTTAATCATAAGAAAATAGAAGGAAAAAGAAATACATAATTATTGCATAATTTTTCGAGCTCTTGTCAGCATCTCCTCCTGCAAACCGATCTAACCACTACAAGAAAACACCTAATTTGTGGAGGTTTTTTAGTCAATTGGTGGCGGTTTCCAACCCCCACAAACAGAATTGTGGCGGTTTCTGAAAATGCTACAGTTATCAATGCCACGAGTCTTATTGTGGCCGTTTTTCGAAACCTCCACGACGGCCTccacaaaataaaatttaaatttgtGGAGGTTTTTAGAGATAATCGGTGGCAATTTATAACCTCCAAAATATCATCTtactatttcaaaaaaaaatattgtgggGATTtttggacccccccccccccccccccccaatatgaTACTTAGTTCTTTTCCAAAAACTTAATTGGGGGTTTATAACCCCCACAATgttaatgattaaaaaaaaaaagaaattaactaGTGACAATTTAATTTGTTTCCACCACAATACTTTTGTTATTAAATTTTTTTTgctatttaaaatttttaatcaggattaaataaataattttactGAACAACTTATAACAAAGTCAAATTCCATTAAAAATAACCATAATAACAAACAATACAAACTCAGATCCAACTAAACAAAATTTGTATCATAACTATGATATCTGATATAGTGACCAACTAGCTAGGATAATAAAAATGTATGTATTCATTACAAGATTAATCCTACTATTCTCTAGCTAATAAATTGATGGGTTAAAAAAATTTGAAGTTGACTTAGAATAGGAAGTCTTCAATGTTCTTATAATAATCAGCAATGAAATTCTCCATCTTGGTCACCATACTATCTAAGTTGCTCTGCATCCATGGTTTCAATTCACCCTTCCTAACCACACcaaaaaagaaaattcaaaagtTCTTAAATAAGCACACATTCGGCAAAACTATTCTGCAAGACGATATTAACTTTTGCCCTCATTTCAGAACTGAGGCAGAGTCAATAGTAGAAGCACGTCACACATGCACTGAGGTTAAACTAATGTATTGGACTTCAAAGAGTCCTTAGATTTCTCTATGCAGGTTCCATGATTCATGCATATAAAATTATTAGTAGAAAGATATGCAGGTTCCATGATTCATGCATATAAAATTATTAGTAGAAAGAACTACAGGAAGAAAATAAGCTTGTCAACTTTTGGTTGACAAAATGGGTAGCAACAGTTGGATAGCAATGCATAACTGCACAAAAGTCCTGGTCCTGGCACTAAATCCCATATCATTAAGATTAATGAATCCTCCAATCAGTTGACCTCTTACAGTACGATCTCCCGTTTCTTAAGTCACTTTACATTTCAGTTTGTCGTGTTAGATTCCAAGTTGAACTACTTAAACAAGTTCTCTAATAACGCACCATACTAATCTCAAGAAGAAGCTTTTGAAATCGCAAATGCTTAAAATACTGGGCTAAATAAAGGATGAATAttataaattgagaaaatcagaAGCATGAGAATTAGTTTATTGAAACTCACAATCTGTTCACCATGTTTTTCAGCAGGCATCCCAAAGTGTTTGTTATTCGTCTTTCCCTGCTCAAAGCTAAACCAAGAAAATAATCAACAAAAACAATTAGCAATCAAACCATCGTATTACAACAAAAATTCTAGCCATATATTCATGAAAATCACCTATGTAACAAATATACAGGTCCTCTATAGGCGAAATAACATTAGAATCGAACAAATAAATTATAAGTTGTAATCAGCCCAATGATTAACATAAGTTAAACTTGCATCAAAGCTGAATGCTAACAACACTGGAAAACTGAAGTAGAAGAAACGTACTGCTAACGTAAGAGTGATAATTGATATACCTTCCTATAATTCATGAAGTCTGTTATATAAAAAGTGAGCTTTTACTGAAAAGAATATTTGGCCAATGAATGAGTTAATGCATAACTTACCAAATCCATTGCTTTAGATTACTCTTTGACCAAAAGAAGTAATTATCTACCACAATCACCCGAGCTTAAAGCAAAATTTAACGTAATTATACTCATGTTTCTAACCACATCTAATATACTTACATGGATACAGCAGTTGCAATATACAACAGCTGCAAATATGAGAAACCTCCTCATATAGTACCTAGAAACAAAAACTTCTCTTAATTGTCAAAAGAAGGAAAATAAAAAATTCCCTTAATTGTCAAAAATGCAAAAACACACACTCGTTTCCCCAAACAACAATAATGACACTTAATTTACCAATCAGACCTCGAAACCAATTAAGGAACCCACGAAAGAATTGAACCAACATTTAACCCAATAATTGTAATAATACATAGATTGACACGCATATCGCAACCAGTTTCGGGTACGAACTCGACATCGGAAAGTAAACAAAGAGAAATAAGAGAGTTTTACGAAGTACATACCTTTCCTGTTCGGATTGCAGTCCTGGAATAAGAAAAAGTTTTACTCTATAGAGCCCTGGAATTTTGAGTTGATAGAAGAAAGTGAATTGATTCAGTTGAGCCCTGGAATTTCGTGAGTAGTAGAGAGGGAATTTAGCCCTCAGGAAAAAAAGAGGGGGAAAAAACAGAGGGAAAAAGGAGCGGGAATTTTCCTCCCAGGTTCTGAATATTTTTTGAGTCTAATTTTCTAATTACCCCATAATGTCCAGATTAAAACTTAGGAAGATGGTGTCTAATATTGCCTTTTcacatttttttctcttttatttcttttttattagtAATTAAAAATATTGGGAGATAGAACTAACTATATAATAAAACATACTTTAACAAAATTGAGATATatatagtactccctctgtttcaatttatgtgaacctatttcctttttagtctgtgccaaaatgaatgtcctctttcctaatttgaaaataaattcactttatgaaatgatttacagccacacaaatatttaagagttattttgaactacaagtttcaaaagtctttcactctttcttaaatgtcgtgtccagtcaaatgagttcacataaattgaaacggagggagtataaaaaataaaacataaaaaaagCAACAAAAAATCAAGATATCTAAACAAATAAAAATCTAAGATATAGAACAAAACAAAAACTCATTAACATAATTCATTTAATATTCAAATTGTTAAATATCTTTGATTAGATAAAATAATATTATTTGTTTAAATTCAGAACTCCtaatattatgaaaataaaagatTTAGGTGCAtatattttgttaaaaaaattCCTTTCACACATCTACACAAGTAAATTTGTAGGTCGACGCCGTATATTAAGTCATCTCAAACGATTTCTCATTTTATATTAAATATGTGCTACTTGTACCTTCTAGTGAAGGTTATCATGTTAAATCTTACCTAATCTTGTATGACTACAATCCATCTTAGCATATGTATCTCTGCAATATTCATCTTCTGGATATATTGGACTTTACCGGCCCGACACTCGCTAACATGTGATATTATTGGTCTTACAACTGTTTTATAGAACTTATCTTTCAGTTTGATATGAATTCTATCACATAACACCCCAATAACACTTTTTCATTTTAACCATCCAGTTATATATGACCCGAGTAACATCTTCATCTGATTCTCTTGAAACAACGAGCCTAGTGTATTGGTAAAAGACTAACAAAATGTAATTTTATCGCTGAGTTATGCAAAGTGGTCACAAATCGGCGTGGATGGTCAGGATATTAATTAGAAAGGCAAACTTCTGAAAGACATTTGATTGAGTGAAGTTGCGAGAACGCCGAACACGTTTTCATTCGGAGTAGCTGTCACGCACATGGTGCAAATGACGGGTAGCCCATTGAGAGTCCACAATCTCCATGCTAGTAACGACCAAATATGTAGGGTTATTAACCGCCACAAATTGTATTGAATTCTGATATTTACAAACCTCCACAATTTGATGCAACTTGTGGAGGTTATCAAAAACCTCTATAATAAGACCGCCACAAAAAGAATTATATCGTGGGAGTTAAAAGAAACGCTACAAAATGATTTTATAGTGGGGGTTTTAAGAACCCCACAAATAAACCTCCACAAAAAGAATTATATAGCGGGGGTTAAAAAAAACGCTACAAAATAATCTTATAGTGGGGGTTTTTAAGACCCCCACAAATAAACCTCCTCAATATAGCTCTTTTTTTGTAGTGAACATTAAAGAGCCTTCTTCCTCTGGCCAAACTAACACATGAATGTGGTACTGCACAACAGTGAATTTAACGACATTCCTGCTTCAAATTAAATATGAAATGAAAAGGATAACACTGGGTAGGGGTTCTCATGAACAGTAAGTATGAATTTGTATAGGCAAAAATAGGTGATCGCCATAGGGTACCTTAAACTTTTAAATTAAATATTTGGAAGTTATGAATATTAAAAGCATTGGAGTTATGGATTTGAGCAGTTACAAAAATGAAAATTGCAAAGTAAATAAAAGGAGAAAAATCTCAATTCAAATTGTATTGAAGTGCTATAACCTGTTGCTACGTGGGTCTGTCAAAAAAAAAACTGCTCTTTACATTATAAGACTTTAATGGCCATTTGAGCTTTTATTAGGCAAAGCCTAAAacagaaaaaagaagagaaaaatgtcaaaaaaaattattaaaaaaaaaataaaaaaaaaagataaacgtGAATGCCGGCCATAAAGAAGTGTTATATCATCTTgtttatgcctaactttatattatatatagattagttGATCATTAGGTTTGATACATAGGATTCGTACTTAGTTGATCATTTGTTGGGTTGGCGTGTCTTTCCTCTTGAGGTCTAGTGGCTTTTGAGAACCCTTCCTGGAAGGTGGCTTCGAATTATAGATGCTTAGTTTGTAATAATTTTAATATTCACTGTTTAttgcttaaaaaaaaattgcatataCAGTCTGATTTTTTGGCAAAATAGGTTTATTCGAACTCCTTCTGCCCCTCTAGCTTTTCCCCCATTCTCAATATCAAACACTTACACATATATAAACCCAGTTTTCTATTTACATTTATTTGTCTTTAAATTTTGGAACCACCAAACCCTCaaggaggagagagagagagaagaaaaaaaaaatcagtgaaTATATTAAGTTGATATTATCAACTATTTTCATTCGCTAGCTACAGACCTCATCCAAGCGTTTATATTTTCTGATCATCCTATTTCTAATTACTCTTTTTGTGATCCCCCTCTTTTGTATGTCTTGTAACTTTGTACCTCTTAATCTCTTGGCAATCTTTGGATCATCTTCACTTGTATTTCTACTTGATGATGAAGAAATTGACGACTTCTGAATTTTCTCCTTAGTTGTACTTAGGCACCAATTGCAAATTTGATAAGATTCAGCCTTTGGATACAAGTTGCTGCAATATCTacacaaaaaagaagaaactttttaatcataatatttcaagAAAAAGTTGAACCGAGAAAATAAATCAAATTGCATAGAATGATCAGTTTAGATtatttttttcagtttttttttcttttttcttgtggGTACCTACCTGTGTTGAGATCTAAATTGGCAAATTGTGCATCTGAAAAGTTCAGAAGAATAACCATAGTCTCCACACATGCAGCACTCGGAGTATTTCATGTCTCTTCATATGGATGCTTTTGTTTGGGTTACAACTAGGgtattcatatacatgtgtgtatatgtgcaatattatatttatttatttatttatacaaaCAATGTGTCCTGGCGTGTATGTTGGGCTGTTGACCTGGTGGCGGCGGTCAGAAGAGGAATGTCTGCTGTAGAAACAGAAAAATATTAGTGAAGAATTTAACTTTATATACATTGATGAGTAACTAACGTCTTACACTATTAATTAacagcccgtttggattgacttataagctgtcatttttaacttatttaggtgtttgataaaatagaaaacaacttaaattaaattaaaaagtgtttaaaataagttaaaatcaagaagttgctcaatcctaacttattttttttgggcttaaaagtcatttttgagcacttttatccaaaatattttctattaattCCAATGCTACTCATACTTCTAAAAaccttttaagcacttttattcaaacacgtaactgcttatttataaaataattttcagcactttaaaagtactttaagcacttacgcttaaaagccactttttttcagctaatccaaacgggctctaaatcttTTATAGTTATTCgccttttttttcaaaattactgATCTTATTTAGCGCACAATATGTTGAAATATCCCACATAAAATTGTATAAACTTCTTATTAGAGAGTTAGATATCAAATTTAGAGTCATTTATAGTTGATTTGAAATAGTTTTGAAACAAAACGTGTTGAAATTTCTATACAACAAGTCATAGTGATTGTCAAAAATATTTATGGCCAGTAGATCATAATAAATTGTTGTTAAGGCAAGTCTTGCGACAATAATCCTGACGATTCGAGGTTTGTGACCAATTTCTGACGGTCAACATAACTTTGCCATTAAGGCAAGTACTCTTGCCCAATAATTAATAAGAAATCCTGGGTAGAATCTAGTGATTGATTTTTCTGATCAGTTTTGTTTAACGAGGCTAAAATTTAAATAATGGCACCCTAAGATCCCCTTTTCATCCAATTGTTTAGGTAGCAATTCAATCCATAGAAGAACTACACTCCAAACCTGTCAACCGGGTCACCCGACCCGATCACGGCACCGGTTGGCCCAACCGGCCAGTTGCCGGTTAAAAAACCGGCCATGACTACCGGTTGTCGGTTAACCGGGGCCAGTTAACCAGTTGAAAATACTAAAACCGGAATCgaccggatatatatatatatatatatatatatatatatatatatatatatatatataatttatatataatttatatGTATTATATAACTTAAGTTTATGTATTTACTAACAACGTATGAGTATTACAAAGTTCAAGATCGTTTTTTTCTAAGTATGtaactttctattttataacttaagtatatgtatattataagtatattctaagtatattctaagtatattgtaggtatatatgtttaagttatatgtattataacttaaatTTTGTATTTACTAATAACTCATGAGTATTATGAAATTCAAGattgtatatttataaatatataaagctataactttctattttataatttaagtagatgtatattataagtatattctaagtatattgtaggtatattcctaacttaatataagtaatatTGACTTGAATACttgtaaaaatatgaacacaagtaaatacaagaaagctcaatgagccatatattttattcattaatgGATAACATGTATTTGCAAGTTGTAAcattttttaacttgcaaataatacatgagttgcaactAAGTAGTTCAAGAATAAAATCACCTTGTTTCAACCATTTGGCTAATGTCCGCCATATCATATTCATCCATTGAGATATCTTCCATGTCTTCAATTTGGTCTTCTTCACTTGCTATTAAAACTTCAATCTCGTGCTCTTCGCCTTCCATAGCCGCTAGACTTTGGTTGTGCCACTcagatctaatccaatcgcgaatgcaaactagtacttgcaagctaaatccggataaggagtgtctatggtctccaatttgttgtcttccttggctaaatgcactttccgaggccacggttgatatttgaacatTAAGGATATTCCGAGCCGTTCTTGCAAGTACCGGATATTTCGCCTTGTAtatcttccaccatgctaagatgtCCACTTCGTCGCTCATTTCCACCATCAGCTGAGTCAAAAAAAAGTGaagttcatcaaagtttgcactacTACTAGAAGGAGTAGTAGAAATATTTCTCCGAATTCCTAAACTAGACATGCCACGCTTTTTAGTTTGAGAAGTATAAGTAATAGGGCGTGAAGCAAATggtgtagcattttcttccaaCTTAGAAtaatgtgtaaaaaaaaaaaaaaaaaaaaaaaaaaacccaacatCTACCACTTTCTCAGCCTCATATATAGATGATTCCTCGGTAGTAATATCTAAATAACCATAAATTTGTCTAACCAACTCAACAGTATAATAAGTTTTAGACAAGGATTTAGAATTGAAtgcaatataaataaagttgggatgggaaaataATACTTACTTAAATTTTCCCCTCATACTAtgaatagccgcttgataacccgGTTTTTCCTTATACTCATATAAAATTCTAGTTATTTCGGCTAAGTATGCTAAAATTCCGGTAACTgcgggatagaattgtctagaaaaaacaagagtagcattataaaaaaattctaaaagTGTAATACATTCCACAACATCTTCCCAATCGGAATTACTTAACCACTCACTAATCTCCTCATTATGATTGTTGTGAGTATTTTGTATGGGAACCCTATATCCATATGTTTGTTGaaacataatgtaagtgtagttccacctagcatcaatttcaacttgaatttttctaggtATAAGACCAACACTCATACATTGACTCTTAAAATCTCTCATTTTATCCTTATTGGcattacaaaaaaagaaaagcaaccgCACTTCCAACCTTGTGAATAGGATCATCAAATAActtaagaccatctttaacaattaagttaaaaatgtgacaactacatctcatatggaaaatattttctagtgGAGGGTTTAATTCATTTTTTATGAGGCCAACTGCCTTTGTGTTGTTAAAAGCATTATCTAAAGAAATACAAAGTATTTTTTTGTAAGTGTTAAAAAAGTTCATATTAGTTGTTATTCCATTCGCTAAAAATTTACCGTCGTGACGAcccttcccttcatcatataTAAAAGATATAATTCTGACTTGTAATAGCCAAACAATCTAACTTATTAACACTAAGACCAAGATCGGCGGTAAGGGAAGcattacaatttcaaaaattaagTACATGATGCAAATAAAATctatactttttatataaatcaataatatccgctctacaagtacttctaggaataccctcaaacatCGAATTATAACtacgttgaatataagtaacaaaacTCGGCCCCGAATGAAAGGAAAATGATAAAGCATCATatgctaccattttagctatctcTACACGGTCTTTCTTCTGGTAACTAAAAGTTTTTCCGGTATGTGGGTCTATTATTTTTTGAATACCCCCCATACTCGTTTGTGATCCCCAAACATCACTATGTTTTGCTGCTAAATGACTCGATAGTGAACCCGCTTCCCCATCCTTATTGTACCTATACCTAAACACAAATGTTTTTTTCATATATTACTTGTGGTTATTTCTTTCTCCCTGTCTTTAGTCATATAGTTCCAAACTTTAGAGGTTGGCTTACGAGCGGGTTTTGATTGTGTTTGTGATTGTTGTACTTGTGTATCTCCTATCGGATGTTCCGGTGATTGTGTTTCATGATCATCAACTTGATGAAGATTGGGCTAAATCGGTGTTCCATTACTTCGCTATCTAAAATAGTATTATTTTCATTAATGACATAACCTATATTAATTAGGTGTTTCACCCACAAATGTTTCATCCATATTTCCCCTCCCCTACCACCACTACTACTACCACCACTAAAGAAGCTCCGTCTCTTCATAATTAAATAGCAAGAAATTAAATCGCAAGCAAATAAATCGCAAGAAAAAATCGTAAGAAATTAAATTGCAAGAAATTAAATcgcgaaaagtaaagatagagttggaacgaaggtaccaaaatGCCGGAATAAATTCCGACAATACAAGCATTGAattgaaggcggctagaattgtaAATCCACCAACTCCACTAACACTTTGTTTGTATAAttgcaaaatataaaattaaaacttGAAGGAAACTTTTATACTTTATAGTGTATAATTGAGAGAACTTGTAATTTTAAAGTGGCTAGTTGTTGCAAAATAGTTaataattgagagaaattgagGAGAGAAAATTGGTgtggatgaaaataaaatggagagGGATTTGTATAGGAATGGGGGAGGTGTTatagtgttaaaaataaaagtttggtTGGGGGTGGTGGGGGGCCAAAATAGCTATTTTAGGTCGTTgccaacggccatttttgcaaaatggTCCATTGGGCAATAGCTACATATGGCCCCAAAAAAAATTTGTTGGTTAACTGATTGGACAACCAGCCGGGCTAGTTAACCGGTCCACCGGTTTCAAATATACAAAACCGTACTCGGCCCGGCTGAAACAGTTAACTGGTAACCGGTAATTCGGATTCGGTTCGGAAATCGGCTGGACCGATTCAGGTCACCGGTCTCAACCGGTTCAACCGGACCGGTACCGGTTGACAGATTTACTACACTCTTTCCTTTTATAGAAAGAGACAAAACCAGACCAACTAACCAAAAGAATCTATTGTTTGACTGATAAGTTAGTTGGGCTTATGTAGGTAGCCCAAATTGAACCAAACATTGAAGTGGATTATTAAGGAGTTGCCGCCTCGACATTTAGCCAATGTTAGTGATTTATTTCCGCCAATGTTTCCGGtccaaatttggaagttggaaggaTTCGATAGTTATAACCTGTTTAGTCAAacttctaaaatcaacttatttcgaaagtttttttttttttagatttagaAGTGCTTTTGAAATAAGTACCTTTTGGGAAAAACAGTttatgtttggccaattaatttaaaaacttacttttgagcaacaattagtgtttggccaagctatTTAAAAGTATTTCTATGTGTATTCTTCTCAAAGGTACTTTTCAAAAAATtacttttgggcaaaagctattttttttttttctgaaaaactgcttctgctactccccaaaagtacttattttctcccaaaagcttggccaaacaactCACTTTTAGAAATTAgaaattcaaaattctaattatTGGATAAAATCTTCAAGATTATACCTTTATCCAACATTCATTATAATTGTTGTCTTGAAATTAATAATTTACTTGAGTTCATATTCTATCTTTCAACACCAAAGCGTATAAGGTAAGATAGAAATACCTAAACCTATCAAAATATGGTTTAATTGTACTTAATCGTTTTCTATGT
Coding sequences within it:
- the LOC132602509 gene encoding uncharacterized protein LOC132602509, with protein sequence MKYSECCMCGDYGYSSELFRCTICQFRSQHRYCSNLYPKAESYQICNWCLSTTKEKIQKSSISSSSSRNTSEDDPKIAKRLRGTKLQDIQKRGITKRVIRNRMIRKYKRLDEVCS